Proteins found in one Nostoc sp. NIES-3756 genomic segment:
- a CDS encoding ABC transporter ATP-binding protein codes for MADMGIIVKDLSFSWPSGETAIQSCSLEVPQGEFWMLLGTNGSGKSTLLRLLAGLLAPKSGEIGVLQPVGFVFQNPDHQLVMPTVGADVAFGLVEEKLPTAAVRARVEEALGAVNLSALQLRPIYALSGGQKQRVAIAGAIARCCEVLLLDEPTALLDPDSQLDLVASVRRLVKSRGITALWVTHRLDELNYCDGAFLLEKGCLIDQGEPERLKQRLMEAHQETS; via the coding sequence ATGGCGGACATGGGCATTATCGTTAAAGATTTAAGTTTTAGTTGGCCGAGTGGTGAGACAGCAATTCAATCTTGCTCTTTGGAAGTACCTCAAGGTGAATTTTGGATGCTTCTCGGTACTAATGGCAGTGGCAAATCCACATTACTCCGTCTGTTAGCAGGGCTTCTGGCTCCTAAGTCTGGTGAAATTGGAGTTTTGCAACCTGTGGGTTTTGTATTTCAAAACCCCGACCATCAATTGGTGATGCCAACTGTAGGTGCGGATGTGGCTTTTGGGTTGGTTGAGGAAAAACTGCCAACTGCTGCTGTTAGAGCCAGAGTAGAGGAAGCGCTGGGAGCAGTAAATCTGAGCGCACTGCAACTACGCCCAATTTACGCCCTTAGTGGAGGGCAAAAACAGCGTGTAGCCATTGCTGGGGCGATCGCTCGATGCTGTGAAGTCTTATTATTAGATGAGCCTACCGCCCTACTCGATCCAGATAGCCAACTGGACTTAGTGGCCAGTGTCCGCCGCTTAGTCAAAAGTAGGGGTATCACTGCTTTGTGGGTGACACACCGCTTAGATGAGCTGAACTACTGCGATGGCGCTTTCTTACTAGAAAAAGGTTGTTTAATAGACCAAGGCGAACCCGAACGCCTCAAACAGCGTCTCATGGAAGCGCATCAAGAAACTTCTTGA